TGCTGCTGACGGGGGTGGTCTATCGCCTGCTCGAACGCCGGCATGTGTTGCCTGCCGACCAATTCGCCGCCAGTGCCCGTGGCGCTACACGTACTTGATTCAGGAGAAATGACATGCGTTTGGTTCAGTTTGAATTACGTAACGGTGAACGCCGCGTTGGCGTGGTGGAAGGCAGTAAAGTGCGTGAGGTCAACAGCGCCCGCACAGTGCGCGAACTGGCCCTGGCTGCGATAGACGCCGGTGTCGGCCTGGCGCAACAGGTGGACAGCCTGGGCTTGGGCGACAGCTACGATTACGCCACTTTGCTGGCCGACCTGAAAATCCTGCCGCCGTTGGACCACCCGGACCCGGCCCACATGCTGATCAGCGGTACCGGCCTGACCCACCTGGGCAGCGCCTCGGCGCGGGACAAGATGCATCAGGCCGGTGATGACACCGCACTGACCGACACCATGCGCATCTTCAAATGGGGCGTGGAGGGCGGCAAGCCGGAATCCGGTCAGGCAGGCGTGCAACCGGAGTGGTTCTACAAGGGCGACGGCAGCATTGTGGTGCGCCCCGGCGCTGCCTTCCCGTCGCCGCCTTTCGCGGAGGATGCGGGGGAAGAGCCCGAGATCGGCGGCCTCTACGTCATCGGCCCGGACAGCCAGCCCTATCGCGTTGGTTTCGCGGTGGGCAACGAGTTCTCCGACCATGTCATGGAGCGCAAGAACTACCTGTACCTGGCCCATTCCAAACTGCGCAGTTGCAGCTATGGCCCCGAGTTGCGCGTGGGCGAGTTGCCCCAACACCTGGCGGGCACCAGCCGCATTCTGCGCGACGGCGAAGTGATCTGGCAGAGCGAATTCCTCAGCGGCGAGGCCAATATGTGCCACAGCCTGGAAAACCTCGAGTACCACCACTTCAAGTACCGTCAGTTCCTCACGCCGGGCGATGTGCACGTCCACTTCTTCGGCACCGCGACCCTGTCATTCGCTGACGGTATACGTACCCAGGCTGGCGATGTGTTCGAGATCAGCCAGGCCGAGTTCGGCGCGCCGCTGGTCAATAGCGTCGGCAGCAGCGATGCGGCATTCGAGCCCGGCCACGTCATCACCCTTTAAAGGAGATTTTCATGACCCAGTCACTTGGCCACAACTACATCGGCGGCCAGCGCAGCGCCAACGGCAGCGTTAAACTGCAAAGCGTCGATGCCGCCACTGGCGAAGCCCTACCGCAGGATTTCTACCAGGCTACTCCGGAAGAAGTCGACGCCGCCGCCAAGGCCGCCGCGCAGGCTTACCCTGCGTACCGAGCGTTGAGCGCGGCGCGCCGTGCGCAGTTCCTCGATGCGATTGCCGATGAACTGGATGCGTTGGGGGATGACTTTGTCGAGCTGGTCTGTCGCGAAACCGCCTTGCCCGCCGCACGCATCAAGGGCGAGCGCGGGCGTACCAGCGGCCAGATGCGCCTGTTCGCCAGCGTATTGCGTCGCGGTGATTTCTACGGCGCGCGCATCGACAAGGCTTTGCCAGATCGCCAGCCGATGCCGCGCCCGGATTTGCGTCAATACCGCATCGGCCTGGGGCCGGTAGCCGTATTTGGTGCAAGCAACTTCCCCCTGGCGTTTTCTACTGCGGGCGGCGACACCGCCGCCGCGCTGGCGGCAAGCTGCCCGGTGGTGTTCAAGGCCCACAGCGGGCACATGGCGACGGCCGAGCGGGTTGCCGATGCAATCATCCGCGCGGCCGACACCACCGAGATGCCCGCCGGTGTGTTCAATATGATTTTTGGCGGTGGCGTCGGTGAAGCGCTTGTCAAACACCCGGCGATCCAGGCGGTGGGCTTTACCGGCTCGCTCAAGGGCGGTCGTGCGTTGTGCGATATGGCGGCAGCGCGCCCGCAGCCGATCCCGGTGTTTGCCGAAATGTCGAGCATCAACCCGGTGATCGTGCTGCCCAAGGCGTTGAAAGCGCGTGCCGAAAGCGTCGCACGTGACCTGACTGCCTCGGTGGTCCAGGGTTGCGGCCAGTTCTGCACTAACCCAGGCCTGGTGATTGGCATCGCATCGCCTGAGTTCACCGCGTTCACCCAACAAGTCGCGCAATTGATCGGCGACCAACCGGCGCAGACCATGCTCAACGCCGGCACCCTTGGCAGCTATGGCAAGGGCCTGGAAAAGCTCCTGGCACATCCGGGCATCCAGCACCTGGCGGGCCGCCAACAGGCCGGCAACCAGGCGCAACCGCAGTTGTTCAAGGCCGATGCGAGCCTGTTGATCGACGGCGATGCAGTGCTGCAGGAAGAAGTCTTCGGCCCCACCACGGTGTTTGTCGAAGTGGCCGACCAGGCCCAGCTCAGCGCCGCCTTGCAGGGGCTACACGGCCAACTCACCGCCACGATCATTGGCGAGCCGGCTGATCTGCAACAGTTCGCCGAACTCACGCCCCTGCTGGAACAGAAGGTCGGCCGCATCCTGCTCAACGGTTACCCGACCGGTGTGGAGGTCTGCGATTCAATGGTGCACGGCGGGCCGTACCCGGCCACGTCGGATGCCCGTGGCACGTCGGTCGGTACCTTGGCCATCGACCGTTTCCTGCGCCCCGTGTGCTTCCAGAATTACCCTGATAGCCTGCTGCCCGACGCGTTGAAAAACGCCAACCCGTTGCGTATCCAGCGGCTGGTGGATGGCACGCCATCTCGCGACCCGCTGTAACGCGCACCTGAGAACAACAACAATCCAGGAGGCATCATGTCGTGTATCGCCGTTACCCCGCACCGTGCGCAGTTGGGCGAAGGTCCGTTCTGGGACGCGCCGACCCAGGCGTTGTACTGGGTCAATATCGCCGGTAAACAGGCGCTGCGCCTGATGGACGGGCAATTGCAGGTGTGGCAATTGCCCGAGCATGTCTCAGCCTTCATTCCGTGTGAAAGCGGCGATGCCCTGGTGACCTTGAGCAGCGGCGTGTATCGCCTCGACCTGGCCACCGAAGCCCTGACCCTGCTGTGCGTCGCGGACCCGCAACCGGGCAACCGTGGCAATGAAGCGCGCTGCGATGCCCAGGGCCGCCTGTGGCTAGGCACCATGCAGAACAACATCGGCGAGCAGGGCGAAGATCTGCCCATCACCCGACGCTCCGGCGGCCTGTTTCGTATCGATGCTGATGCGCAGGTCACGCCGTTGCTCAGTGGCTTGGGCATTCCAAATACCTTGCTGTGGAGCGACGACGGCCGCCATGTGCACTTTGGCGACAGCCTGGACGGCACGTTGTACCGATATGGAATTAAAGCCGACGGCCAACTCGGTCCCGCGCAAGTCTGGTTCGGCCCCCACGAACGCGGCGGGCCGGATGGCTCGGCCATGGACGTTGACGGTTACACCTGGAACGCCCGCTGGGACGGCAGTTGCCTGTTGCGCCTCACGCCCGACGGCGAAGTAGACCGCATCATCGAACTGCCCGTCAGCCGCCCCACCAGTTGCGTGTTTGGTGGCCCGGATCTCACCACCCTCTATATCACCAGTGCCGCGAGCCCTTTGGCTCACCCCCTGGATGGTGCGGTATTGGCCATCGAAGTTGATGTACCTGGAAAACCCTGTCACCGCTTTGCCGGATAAACCCAAGACTTAAAAACAACAACAAGGAGTCACCCGTATGAATCGTCGTCGTGGTTTGCGTTCCCTGTGCTGCGCCGCTGTGGCGGTCTCGGCCATGAGCTTGAGCGGGCTGTTGCTGGCCGCTGAAGAAGTGAAGATCGGTTTCCTGGTCAAACAGGCTGAGGAACCGTGGTTCCAGACCGAGTGGGCCTTTGCCGAGAAAGCCGGCAAGGAACATGGCTTCACCGTGATCAAGATCGCTGTGCCCGATGGTGAGAAAACCCTCTCGGCCATCGACAGCCTGGCCGCCAACGGTGCCAAAGGCTTTGTGATCTGCCCGCCGGACGTGTCCCTCGGCCCGGCCATCGTCGCCAAGGCCAAGGCCAACGGCTTGAAAGTCATTGCAGTGGATGACCGCTTCGTCGACGCCAAAGGCAACTTCATGGAAGACGTGCCGTACCTGGGCATGGCGGCCTTCGAGGTCGGCCAGAAGCAAGGCGCCGCCATGGCCGCCGAAGCGAAAAAACGCGGCTGGGACTGGAAGGACACCTATGCGGTGATCAACACCTTCAACGAGCTCGACACCGGTAAGAAGCGCACCGATGGCTCGGTCAAATCCCTGGAAGAAGCCGGCATTCCCAAGGATCACATCTTGTTTACGGCCGCCAAGACCCTGGATGTCCCAGGCAGCATGGACGCCACCAACTCGGCCCTGGTGAAACTGCCCAGCGGCGCGAAAAACCTGATCATCGGCGGCATGAACGACAACACCGTGCTCGGCGGCGTACGCGCTACTGAAAGCGCCGGCTTCAAGGCGGCCAACGTGATCGGCATCGGCATCAATGGCACCGACGCCATCGGCGAGCTGAAAAAACCGAGCAGCGGCTTCTTCGGTTCGATGCTGCCGAGCCCGCACATCGAGGGCTATAACACCGCGCTGATGATGTACGAGTGGGTCACAAAAGGCACCGAGCCGCCGAAGTACACGGCCATGGACGAAGTGACCCTGATCACCCGTGAAAACTTCCAAGCCGAGCTGACCAAGATCGGGCTGTGGCAATGACTGCTGCCGCCTTGCGATTTGACGGCATCGGCAAAACCTTTCCGGGGGTCAAGGCGCTGGATGGCATCAGCTTCAGCGCCCACCCTGGGCAGGTGCACGCGTTGATGGGCGAGAACGGCGCGGGCAAGTCGACGCTGCTGAAGATCCTCGGCGGCGCCTACATTCCCAACAGCGGCACGCTGCAGATCGGCGAGCAGGTCATGGCCTTCAAAAACGCTGCTGACAGCATTGCCAGCGGCGTGGCGGTGATCCATCAGGAACTGCACCTGGTGCCGGAAATGAGCGTGGCCGAGAACCTGTTTCTCGGGCATTTGCCATCGAGGTTCGGCGTGGTCAACCGGGGGCTGCTGCGAGAGCAGGCCCTTGCTTGTCTGAAGGGCCTGGCGGATGAAATCGATCCTGCCGAGAAGCTCGGGCGTCTTTCCCTGGGCCAGCGCCAACTGGTGGAAATCGCCAAGGCGCTGTCCCGTGGTGCCCATGTGATTGCGTTTGATGAGCCCACCAGCAGCCTTTCCGCACGGGAGATCGACCGCTTGATGGCGATCATCGCGCGCCTGCGCGATGAGGGCAAAGTGGTGCTCTACGTGTCGCACCGCATGGAGGAAGTGTTCCGTATCTGCAATGCGGTGACGGTGTTCAAGGACGGCCGTTATGTGCGCACCTTCGAGGACATGAGCACGCTGACCCATGACCAGTTGGTGACCTGCATGGTCGGCCGCGATATCCAGGACATCTACGACTACCGCCCGCGTGAGCACGGCGAGGTGGCGCTCAAGGTCGACGGCCTGTTGGGGCCTGGCCTGCGTGAGCCGATCAGTTTCGACGTGCGCAAGGGCGAGATTCTTGGCCTGTTCGGGCTGGTCGGGGCAGGGCGCACGGAGCTGTTCCGCCTGCTCAGTGGCCTGGAGCGTGCCAGCGCCGGGCAACTGCAACTCTGTGACGAGCCGCTGCATCTGCAGTCACCACGTGACGCCATCGCGGCCGGTGTGCTGTTGTGCCCGGAAGACCGCAAGAAGGAGGGCATCATTCCGCTGTCCAGCGTCGCCGAGAACATCAATATCAGCGCGCGGGGCGCCCATTCCACGTTTGGCTGGCTGCTACGCGACGGCTGGGAGAAGGGCAACGCCGACCAGCAGATCAAGGCCATGAAGGTCAAGACGCCCAACGCCGCGCAAAAAATCATGTACCTCTCCGGCGGCAACCAGCAAAAAGCCATTCTCGGCCGCTGGCTATCGATGCCGATGAAAGTGTTGCTGTTGGACGAACCCACCCGTGGCATCGATATCGGCGCCAAGGCCGAGATCTACCAGATCATCCATAACCTCGCTGCTCAGGGCATTGCGGTGATCGTGGTGTCCAGCGACCTCATGGAAGTGATGGGCATCAGCGACCGCATCCTGGTGCTGTGCGAAGGCGCGCTGCGCGGCGAACAAATCCGCGAACACGCGACTGAATCCAACCTGCTGCAATTGGCCTTGCCGCGCAGCCTGGCGAACTGAGAGACGATTATGACCCCTCAACACAACGTGCTGCCCACCGCGCGCAAGCCCTTGGACCTGCGCGCATTGCTGGACAACTGGGCGATGCTGCTGGCCGCCGTGAGCATCTTTTTGCTGTGCGCCTTGCTGATCGACAACTTCCTTTCACCGTTGAACATGCGCGGGCTGGGCCTGGCGATTTCCACCGTGGGCATCGCGGCTTGCACCATGCTGTTCTGCCTGGCATCGGGGCATTTTGACTTGTCGGTGGGCTCGGTCATCGCCTGCGCCGGGGTGGTGGCGGCGATTGTGATGCGCGACACCGACAGCGTCATGCTTGGCATTGGCGCGGCGCTGCTGATGGGCCTGATGGTGGGGCTGATCAACGGCATCGTCATCGCCAAGCTGCGGGTCAATGCGCTGATTACCACGCTGGCGACCATGCAGATCGTGCGTGGCCTGGCGTACATCTTTGCCAACGGCAAGGCGGTGGGCGTGTCCCAGGATCAGTTCTTTGTCTTCGGTAACGGCCAGTTGTTTGGCGTGCCGGTGCCGATCCTGATCACCATTTTGTGCTTCCTGTTCTTCGGCTGGCTCCTCAACTACACCACCTACGGGCGCAACACCATGGCCATTGGCGGCAACCCGGAAGCGGCGTTGCTGGCGGGGGTGAACGTGGACCGCACCAAGATCCTGATCTTCGCTGTGCATGGGGTGATCGGGGCGTTGGCTGGGGTGATATTGGCGTCGCGCATGACCTCCGGCCAGCCGATGATTGGCCAGGGCTTTGAGCTGACAGTGATTTCGGCGTGCGTGCTGGGCGGGGTTTCGTTGAGTGGCGGGGTAGGGATGATCCGCCATGTAATCGCCGGAGTGTTGATTTTGGCAATCATCGAGAATGCGATGAACCTGAAGAACATCGACACGTTCTATCAGTATGTGATCCGGGGTTCGATCCTGCTGCTGGCCGTGGTCATCGACCGCATGAAACAACGCTGATTGTGGAGACTGGGCTTATGTGGCGAGCGGGCTTGTTGTGGCAGCCGAGCTTGTTGTGGCGAGCGGGCTTGCCCCGCGTTGGGGCGCGAAGCGGCCCTAAAACCTGCAACGGGGTTCGGACTGGAAGAATGCAGTGACTGTATTGGGGCTGCTTCGCAGCCCAACGCGGGGCAAGCCCGCTCGCCACAACAAGCCCTCTAGCCACAAACAACGGACCCGCCTCGTTAACCGAAGCGGGTTTAGGTCAGATCAGTCGGTGGTGAATTTGAAGACGGTGTTCTGGGTATAGGTCTGACCTGGGTTCAGGCGCGTAGAGGCAAACGCCGGCTGGTTAGGCGCATCCGGGAAATGCTGGGTCTCCAGCGTAAACCCGCTCCAGTGCTGATAGGTCTTCCCAGCCTTGCCCTTCACCGACCCATCCAGGAAGTTGCTGGTATAAAACTGCACCCCAGGTTCGGTGGTAAACAGCTGCAAGCGCCGCCCCGACTCAGGATCATGCACCTCGGCCGCAAGCTGCTTCACATCACCTTTGTTATCCAGCGCCCAGTTGAAGTCAAACCCACCCTGTTTCGGCTCGGCAAACTTGAGCTGCGGGTGATCCTCCTTGATGTGCTGGCCGATGGGTGTCGGTTTCAGGAAGTCCATCGGCGTGCCCATGACGGGTGCCAGTTCGCCGGTAGGGATCAGGGTGGCATTCACCGGCGTGTAATGGCTGGCGTGCAACGTGGCAACCTGCTTGAGGATGTCGCCATTGCCCGCGCCGGCCAGGTTGAAGTAGCTGTGGTTGGTGAGGTTGAGCACCGTGGGTTTGTCGGTGGTGGCCTTGTAGTCGATGTGCAGTTCGTTGTTGTCGTTGAGGCGGTAGGTGACCTCGGTCTTCAGGTTGCCGGGGAAGCCCATTTCACCGTCCTTGGACAGGTAGGTGAGGGTCACGCCCACCGAGTCCTTGGCCTTGACGGGCGTGGCTTTCCATACGTGCTTGTCGAAGCCCTGGGCGCCGCCATGCAGCGAATTGGGGCCGTCGTTGAGCGGCACCTGGTAGCGCTTGCCGTCGAGCTCAAAAGCGCCACCGGCCAGGCGATTGCCGAAGCGCCCGATGGTCGCGCCGAAAAATGCGGTGCCGCTTTGATAGCCCTGCACGTCGTCGAAGCCCAGCACCACGTCCTCGACCTTGCCGTGTTTGTCCGGCACCTTGAGCGATTGCAACACGCCGCCGTAGGTGATGACCGTGGCTTGCATGCCGTGGCTGTTGCGCAGGATGTACTGTTCGACGGCGATGCCGTCGTAGGTTTTACCGAAAG
The genomic region above belongs to Pseudomonas azotoformans and contains:
- the araD1 gene encoding AraD1 family protein; translated protein: MRLVQFELRNGERRVGVVEGSKVREVNSARTVRELALAAIDAGVGLAQQVDSLGLGDSYDYATLLADLKILPPLDHPDPAHMLISGTGLTHLGSASARDKMHQAGDDTALTDTMRIFKWGVEGGKPESGQAGVQPEWFYKGDGSIVVRPGAAFPSPPFAEDAGEEPEIGGLYVIGPDSQPYRVGFAVGNEFSDHVMERKNYLYLAHSKLRSCSYGPELRVGELPQHLAGTSRILRDGEVIWQSEFLSGEANMCHSLENLEYHHFKYRQFLTPGDVHVHFFGTATLSFADGIRTQAGDVFEISQAEFGAPLVNSVGSSDAAFEPGHVITL
- a CDS encoding aldehyde dehydrogenase (NADP(+)); this encodes MTQSLGHNYIGGQRSANGSVKLQSVDAATGEALPQDFYQATPEEVDAAAKAAAQAYPAYRALSAARRAQFLDAIADELDALGDDFVELVCRETALPAARIKGERGRTSGQMRLFASVLRRGDFYGARIDKALPDRQPMPRPDLRQYRIGLGPVAVFGASNFPLAFSTAGGDTAAALAASCPVVFKAHSGHMATAERVADAIIRAADTTEMPAGVFNMIFGGGVGEALVKHPAIQAVGFTGSLKGGRALCDMAAARPQPIPVFAEMSSINPVIVLPKALKARAESVARDLTASVVQGCGQFCTNPGLVIGIASPEFTAFTQQVAQLIGDQPAQTMLNAGTLGSYGKGLEKLLAHPGIQHLAGRQQAGNQAQPQLFKADASLLIDGDAVLQEEVFGPTTVFVEVADQAQLSAALQGLHGQLTATIIGEPADLQQFAELTPLLEQKVGRILLNGYPTGVEVCDSMVHGGPYPATSDARGTSVGTLAIDRFLRPVCFQNYPDSLLPDALKNANPLRIQRLVDGTPSRDPL
- a CDS encoding SMP-30/gluconolactonase/LRE family protein, yielding MSCIAVTPHRAQLGEGPFWDAPTQALYWVNIAGKQALRLMDGQLQVWQLPEHVSAFIPCESGDALVTLSSGVYRLDLATEALTLLCVADPQPGNRGNEARCDAQGRLWLGTMQNNIGEQGEDLPITRRSGGLFRIDADAQVTPLLSGLGIPNTLLWSDDGRHVHFGDSLDGTLYRYGIKADGQLGPAQVWFGPHERGGPDGSAMDVDGYTWNARWDGSCLLRLTPDGEVDRIIELPVSRPTSCVFGGPDLTTLYITSAASPLAHPLDGAVLAIEVDVPGKPCHRFAG
- a CDS encoding substrate-binding domain-containing protein, whose product is MNRRRGLRSLCCAAVAVSAMSLSGLLLAAEEVKIGFLVKQAEEPWFQTEWAFAEKAGKEHGFTVIKIAVPDGEKTLSAIDSLAANGAKGFVICPPDVSLGPAIVAKAKANGLKVIAVDDRFVDAKGNFMEDVPYLGMAAFEVGQKQGAAMAAEAKKRGWDWKDTYAVINTFNELDTGKKRTDGSVKSLEEAGIPKDHILFTAAKTLDVPGSMDATNSALVKLPSGAKNLIIGGMNDNTVLGGVRATESAGFKAANVIGIGINGTDAIGELKKPSSGFFGSMLPSPHIEGYNTALMMYEWVTKGTEPPKYTAMDEVTLITRENFQAELTKIGLWQ
- the araG gene encoding L-arabinose ABC transporter ATP-binding protein AraG, producing the protein MTAAALRFDGIGKTFPGVKALDGISFSAHPGQVHALMGENGAGKSTLLKILGGAYIPNSGTLQIGEQVMAFKNAADSIASGVAVIHQELHLVPEMSVAENLFLGHLPSRFGVVNRGLLREQALACLKGLADEIDPAEKLGRLSLGQRQLVEIAKALSRGAHVIAFDEPTSSLSAREIDRLMAIIARLRDEGKVVLYVSHRMEEVFRICNAVTVFKDGRYVRTFEDMSTLTHDQLVTCMVGRDIQDIYDYRPREHGEVALKVDGLLGPGLREPISFDVRKGEILGLFGLVGAGRTELFRLLSGLERASAGQLQLCDEPLHLQSPRDAIAAGVLLCPEDRKKEGIIPLSSVAENINISARGAHSTFGWLLRDGWEKGNADQQIKAMKVKTPNAAQKIMYLSGGNQQKAILGRWLSMPMKVLLLDEPTRGIDIGAKAEIYQIIHNLAAQGIAVIVVSSDLMEVMGISDRILVLCEGALRGEQIREHATESNLLQLALPRSLAN
- the araH gene encoding L-arabinose ABC transporter permease AraH; this translates as MTPQHNVLPTARKPLDLRALLDNWAMLLAAVSIFLLCALLIDNFLSPLNMRGLGLAISTVGIAACTMLFCLASGHFDLSVGSVIACAGVVAAIVMRDTDSVMLGIGAALLMGLMVGLINGIVIAKLRVNALITTLATMQIVRGLAYIFANGKAVGVSQDQFFVFGNGQLFGVPVPILITILCFLFFGWLLNYTTYGRNTMAIGGNPEAALLAGVNVDRTKILIFAVHGVIGALAGVILASRMTSGQPMIGQGFELTVISACVLGGVSLSGGVGMIRHVIAGVLILAIIENAMNLKNIDTFYQYVIRGSILLLAVVIDRMKQR
- a CDS encoding aldose epimerase family protein; translation: MKHPRYLLSGLAMSMLIASGGTQAAGLTSEHKPFGKTYDGIAVEQYILRNSHGMQATVITYGGVLQSLKVPDKHGKVEDVVLGFDDVQGYQSGTAFFGATIGRFGNRLAGGAFELDGKRYQVPLNDGPNSLHGGAQGFDKHVWKATPVKAKDSVGVTLTYLSKDGEMGFPGNLKTEVTYRLNDNNELHIDYKATTDKPTVLNLTNHSYFNLAGAGNGDILKQVATLHASHYTPVNATLIPTGELAPVMGTPMDFLKPTPIGQHIKEDHPQLKFAEPKQGGFDFNWALDNKGDVKQLAAEVHDPESGRRLQLFTTEPGVQFYTSNFLDGSVKGKAGKTYQHWSGFTLETQHFPDAPNQPAFASTRLNPGQTYTQNTVFKFTTD